The Xanthomonas sp. CFBP 8443 genome has a window encoding:
- the gspE gene encoding type II secretion system ATPase GspE translates to MNALVKDTAAAADTPEARIVDALLAKGRLKEGDLLRARQLQRESGGGLLSLLARLGLVSERDHAEVSAEVLGLPLLDAKQLPATAPENLPEAQPLSLRFLKQFHVCPLGERDGALELWMSDPHETYAADAVRLATGFVVLPRVGLRSEIDDLIERWFGQGRSAMGAIVETADGDSTATDDIEHLRDLASEAPVIRLVNLVIQRAVELRASDIHIEPFENRLKVRYRVDGVLIDGESPPANLTAAVISRVKIMAKLNIAERRLPQDGRIMLRVQGKELDLRVSTMPTAHGESVVMRLLDRETVVFDFHRLGFTDAFLPQFRKVLEQPHGILLVTGPTGSGKTTTLYTALSQLNTSDVKIITVEDPVEYQIEGINQIQAKPQIGLDFAHALRSIVRQDPDIIMIGEMRDLETARIAIQSALTGHLVLSTLHTNNAAGGITRLLDMGVEDYLLTSTINGILAQRLVRRLEPTHAERYAASPEEIEKFELRQLQPEGEIFLFRPRPSAIAPTGYLGRTTIMEFLVMNDALRRAVMRHAGMGEIEQLAREAGMRTMYEDGLGKALSGQTTIEEVLRVTEET, encoded by the coding sequence GTGAACGCGCTCGTCAAGGACACTGCTGCCGCTGCCGATACGCCCGAAGCGCGCATCGTCGATGCGTTGCTGGCCAAGGGCCGGCTCAAGGAGGGCGACCTGCTGCGCGCGCGCCAGCTGCAGCGCGAATCCGGCGGCGGCCTGCTGTCGCTGCTGGCGCGCCTGGGGCTGGTCTCCGAACGCGACCATGCCGAGGTCAGCGCCGAAGTGCTGGGCCTGCCGCTGCTCGACGCCAAGCAATTGCCGGCCACCGCGCCGGAGAACCTGCCCGAGGCGCAGCCGCTGTCGCTGCGCTTCCTCAAGCAGTTCCACGTGTGCCCGCTGGGCGAGCGCGACGGCGCGCTGGAACTGTGGATGTCCGATCCGCACGAGACCTACGCGGCCGACGCGGTGCGCCTGGCCACCGGGTTCGTGGTGTTGCCGCGGGTCGGCCTGCGCTCGGAGATCGACGACCTGATCGAGCGCTGGTTCGGCCAGGGCCGCAGCGCGATGGGCGCGATCGTGGAAACCGCCGACGGCGACAGCACCGCCACCGACGACATCGAGCACCTGCGCGACCTGGCTTCCGAAGCGCCGGTGATCCGGCTGGTGAACCTGGTGATCCAGCGCGCGGTGGAACTGCGCGCCTCGGACATCCACATCGAACCGTTCGAGAACCGGCTGAAGGTGCGCTACCGGGTCGACGGCGTGCTGATCGACGGCGAAAGCCCGCCGGCCAACCTGACCGCGGCGGTGATCAGCCGGGTCAAGATCATGGCCAAGCTCAACATCGCCGAACGCCGCCTGCCGCAGGACGGGCGCATCATGCTGCGCGTGCAGGGCAAGGAGCTGGACCTGCGCGTGAGCACCATGCCCACCGCGCACGGCGAGAGCGTGGTGATGCGCCTGCTCGACCGCGAGACGGTGGTGTTCGACTTCCACCGGCTCGGCTTCACCGACGCGTTCCTGCCACAGTTCCGCAAGGTGCTGGAGCAGCCGCACGGCATCCTGCTGGTCACCGGCCCCACCGGTTCGGGCAAGACCACCACGCTGTACACCGCGCTGAGCCAGCTCAACACCTCCGACGTCAAGATCATCACCGTCGAGGACCCGGTCGAATACCAGATCGAAGGCATCAACCAGATCCAGGCCAAGCCGCAGATCGGGCTGGATTTCGCCCATGCGCTGCGCAGCATCGTGCGCCAGGATCCGGACATCATCATGATCGGCGAAATGCGCGATCTGGAAACCGCGCGCATCGCGATCCAGTCGGCGCTGACCGGCCACCTGGTGCTGTCCACGCTGCACACCAACAACGCTGCCGGCGGCATCACCCGCCTGCTCGACATGGGCGTGGAGGACTACCTGCTGACCTCCACCATCAACGGCATCCTGGCGCAGCGCCTGGTGCGGCGGCTGGAGCCGACCCATGCCGAGCGCTATGCGGCCTCGCCGGAGGAGATCGAGAAGTTCGAACTGCGCCAGCTGCAGCCGGAGGGCGAGATTTTCCTGTTCCGCCCGCGGCCTTCGGCGATCGCGCCGACCGGCTACCTGGGCCGCACCACGATCATGGAATTCCTGGTGATGAACGACGCGCTGCGGCGCGCGGTGATGCGCCACGCCGGCATGGGCGAAATCGAGCAGCTGGCGCGCGAGGCCGGCATGCGCACGATGTACGAGGACGGCCTGGGCAAGGCGCTCAGCGGCCAGACCACGATCGAGGAAGTGCTGCGCGTGACGGAGGAAACCTGA
- a CDS encoding type II secretion system F family protein has translation MPLYRYKALDPHGEILEGQMEAASDAEVALRLQEQGHMPMEAKLAAQGGGTSLRGLFRPKPFDGAALVQFTQQLATLLGAGQPLDRALSILLELPEDERSKRTVGDIRDAVRGGAPLSVALERQHGLFSRLYINMVRAGEAGGSLHDTLQRLAEYLERSRELKGRVINALIYPAILVSVVGCALLFLLGYVVPQFAQMYESLDVQLPWFTQAVLSVGLFVRDWWIVLLVVPGLALLAVDRKRRDPAFRSGFDAWLLKQRFIGVLIARLETARLTRTLGTLLRNGVPLLAALGISRNVLSNLALTADVGAAADDVKNGHGLSASLSKGKRFPRLALQMIQVGEESGALDTMLLKTADTFEQETAQAIDRLLAALVPLITLVLASVVGLVIISVLVPLYDLTNAIG, from the coding sequence ATGCCCCTGTACCGCTACAAAGCGCTCGACCCGCACGGTGAGATCCTGGAAGGCCAGATGGAAGCCGCCAGCGACGCCGAGGTGGCGCTGCGCCTGCAGGAGCAGGGGCATATGCCGATGGAGGCCAAGCTCGCCGCGCAGGGCGGCGGCACCTCGTTGCGCGGCCTGTTCCGGCCCAAGCCGTTCGACGGCGCGGCGCTGGTGCAGTTCACCCAGCAATTGGCGACCCTGCTCGGCGCCGGCCAACCCCTGGACCGCGCGCTGTCGATCCTGCTCGAACTGCCCGAGGACGAGCGCTCCAAACGCACCGTCGGCGACATCCGCGACGCGGTGCGCGGCGGCGCGCCGCTGTCGGTCGCGCTGGAGCGCCAGCACGGCCTGTTCTCGCGCCTGTACATCAACATGGTCCGCGCCGGCGAGGCCGGCGGCAGCCTGCACGACACGCTGCAGCGCCTGGCCGAATACCTGGAGCGCAGCCGCGAACTGAAGGGCCGGGTGATCAATGCGTTGATCTATCCGGCGATCCTGGTCAGCGTGGTCGGTTGCGCGTTGCTGTTCCTGCTCGGCTACGTGGTGCCGCAGTTCGCGCAGATGTACGAGAGCCTGGACGTGCAGTTGCCGTGGTTCACCCAGGCGGTGCTGAGCGTGGGTCTTTTCGTGCGCGACTGGTGGATCGTGTTGCTGGTGGTGCCCGGGCTGGCGCTGCTGGCGGTGGACCGCAAGCGCCGCGACCCGGCGTTCCGCTCCGGGTTCGACGCCTGGCTGCTCAAGCAGCGCTTCATCGGCGTGCTGATCGCGCGGCTGGAAACCGCGCGGCTGACCCGCACCCTGGGCACGCTGCTGCGCAACGGCGTGCCGCTGCTGGCGGCGCTGGGCATCTCGCGCAACGTGCTGTCGAACCTGGCGCTGACCGCCGACGTCGGCGCCGCCGCCGACGACGTCAAGAACGGCCATGGCCTGTCGGCCTCGCTGTCCAAGGGCAAACGCTTCCCGCGGCTGGCGCTGCAGATGATCCAGGTCGGCGAGGAATCCGGCGCACTGGACACGATGCTGCTGAAGACCGCCGATACCTTCGAGCAGGAAACCGCGCAGGCGATCGACCGCCTGCTCGCCGCGCTGGTGCCGCTGATCACCCTGGTCCTGGCCTCGGTGGTCGGGCTGGTGATCATCTCCGTCCTCGTCCCCTTGTACGACCTGACCAATGCGATTGGGTGA
- the gspG gene encoding type II secretion system major pseudopilin GspG, with amino-acid sequence MRTIRSLTRSPSAARQSGMSLLEIIIVIVLIGAVLTLVGSRVLGGADRGKANLAKSQIQTMAGKIDNYQLDTGKLPSKLDDLVAAPGGVSGWLGPYAKASELNDPWGHPIEYKAPGDGKPFDLISLGKDGQPGGSSYDADIKYE; translated from the coding sequence ATGCGAACTATCCGCTCCCTGACCCGTTCCCCCTCCGCCGCACGCCAGTCGGGCATGAGCCTGCTGGAAATCATCATCGTCATCGTGCTGATCGGCGCGGTGCTGACCCTGGTCGGCAGCCGCGTGCTCGGCGGCGCCGATCGCGGCAAGGCCAACCTGGCCAAGTCGCAGATCCAGACCATGGCCGGCAAGATCGACAACTACCAGCTCGACACCGGCAAGCTGCCGTCCAAGCTCGACGACCTGGTCGCCGCGCCGGGCGGCGTCAGCGGCTGGCTCGGTCCGTACGCCAAGGCCAGCGAGCTGAACGATCCGTGGGGCCACCCGATCGAGTACAAGGCGCCCGGCGACGGCAAGCCGTTCGACCTGATCAGCCTGGGCAAGGACGGCCAGCCCGGCGGCAGCAGCTACGACGCCGACATCAAGTACGAGTGA
- a CDS encoding GspH/FimT family pseudopilin produces the protein MRGVSLLEMLLVVGLIAIAAVLAASVLTGGIDGMRLRSSAKEIASQLRYTRAQAIATGQPQRFLIDPQAHRWQAPNGRHGEIPPSLTVRFSGAREAQRRQDEGAIQFFEDGAATGGRIELQARSASWRIDVAWLTGEVRVGRPPQQGMP, from the coding sequence ATGCGCGGCGTGTCGCTGCTGGAGATGCTGCTGGTGGTGGGACTGATCGCGATCGCCGCGGTGCTGGCCGCGTCGGTCCTGACCGGCGGCATCGACGGCATGCGCCTGCGTTCGTCGGCCAAGGAGATCGCCTCGCAACTGCGCTACACGCGGGCGCAGGCGATCGCCACCGGCCAGCCGCAGCGCTTCCTGATCGATCCGCAGGCGCATCGCTGGCAGGCGCCCAACGGCCGCCACGGCGAGATCCCGCCGTCGCTGACGGTGCGCTTCAGCGGCGCGCGCGAGGCGCAGCGGCGGCAGGACGAAGGCGCGATCCAGTTCTTCGAGGACGGCGCCGCCACCGGCGGGCGCATCGAACTGCAGGCGCGCAGCGCCAGCTGGCGCATCGACGTGGCCTGGCTGACCGGCGAGGTCAGGGTCGGGCGTCCGCCGCAGCAGGGCATGCCATGA
- a CDS encoding prepilin-type N-terminal cleavage/methylation domain-containing protein: protein MKAQRGYTLIEVIVAFALLALALTLLLGSLSGAARQVKRAEQLSRATLYAQSLLAAQGVEQPLQPGREQGSFEQGRYRWTLDVAPYVDARRPPDTTMAPGAPTLLQLNLQVRWGDAPAQALQWKTLRLVSAQNNGVPQ from the coding sequence ATGAAGGCGCAGCGCGGCTACACGCTGATCGAGGTGATCGTGGCGTTCGCGCTGCTGGCGCTGGCGTTGACCCTGCTGCTCGGCTCGCTGTCCGGCGCCGCGCGCCAGGTCAAGCGCGCCGAGCAGCTCAGCCGCGCCACGCTGTACGCGCAATCGCTGTTGGCCGCGCAGGGCGTGGAGCAGCCGCTGCAGCCGGGCCGCGAGCAGGGCAGTTTCGAGCAGGGCCGCTATCGCTGGACCCTGGACGTGGCGCCGTACGTCGATGCGCGGCGGCCGCCGGACACGACCATGGCGCCCGGCGCGCCGACGTTGCTGCAACTGAACCTGCAGGTGCGCTGGGGCGATGCGCCGGCGCAGGCGTTGCAGTGGAAGACGCTGCGCCTGGTCAGCGCGCAGAACAACGGGGTGCCGCAATGA
- a CDS encoding type II secretion system protein J, which produces MSRAPGRAAARGFTLIEVLLATVLLVGGLTLAFATLRSATAISGRGESIAGRSERMRAVEGFLRRRLSGAQAMALDIDSRTLQPVRFVGEPQRMQFVADLPDYLGRGGPYLHDLSVSGDAGQQRLAIALVQVQAGKQIAEEKPRAPEPLAEGLRQVRFRYRGIDPERGSIGPWQERWEKTDQLPLLVSIELSSDDGMVWPPLVVALRQAGSAEARQ; this is translated from the coding sequence ATGAGCCGCGCGCCGGGCCGCGCCGCTGCGCGCGGCTTCACCCTGATCGAAGTGCTGCTGGCCACGGTGCTGCTGGTCGGCGGCCTGACCCTGGCCTTCGCCACGCTGCGCTCGGCCACCGCGATCAGCGGCCGCGGCGAGAGCATCGCCGGGCGCAGCGAGCGCATGCGCGCGGTCGAGGGGTTCCTGCGCCGGCGCCTGAGCGGCGCCCAGGCGATGGCGCTGGACATCGACAGCCGCACCCTGCAGCCGGTGCGCTTCGTCGGCGAGCCGCAGCGCATGCAGTTCGTCGCCGATCTTCCCGACTACCTGGGCCGCGGCGGCCCCTACCTGCACGACCTCAGCGTCAGCGGCGACGCCGGCCAGCAACGCCTGGCGATCGCGCTGGTGCAGGTGCAGGCCGGCAAGCAGATCGCCGAAGAAAAGCCGCGTGCGCCCGAGCCGCTGGCCGAGGGCCTGCGCCAGGTGCGCTTCCGCTACCGCGGGATCGATCCGGAGCGCGGCAGCATCGGCCCCTGGCAGGAGCGCTGGGAGAAGACCGACCAGTTGCCGCTGCTGGTGTCGATCGAACTGAGCAGCGACGACGGCATGGTCTGGCCGCCGCTGGTGGTGGCGTTGCGCCAGGCCGGCAGTGCGGAGGCGCGGCAATGA
- a CDS encoding type II secretion system protein GspK codes for MSAAPNPARGAALVLVLWLIALLTALIGAFALTARTEGLQGKVLGDGAAAQERARAGLEYALTRLAGTPTQPGWRADGRRYRWQYEDATVDLRITDESGKVDLNLADAPLLAALVRAVGGDPQRADRIAAAIVDWRDPDNLSQPNGGAEDPDYAAEGRPYGAKDTPFESLAELQLVLGMDADLYAKLLPNLTLYSGISRPAPDFAPAPVLTALGLDAQQVLAQRERNDPAQAAPIGGGGGTYSIESRARLAAGREAVLRAVVRPGSSALPGSAYTVLRWEEGSTVR; via the coding sequence ATGAGCGCGGCGCCGAACCCGGCGCGCGGCGCGGCGCTGGTGCTGGTGCTGTGGCTGATCGCGCTGCTGACCGCGCTGATCGGCGCGTTCGCGCTGACCGCGCGCACCGAAGGCCTGCAGGGCAAGGTGCTGGGCGACGGCGCGGCAGCGCAGGAGCGCGCCCGCGCCGGACTCGAATACGCGCTGACCCGGCTCGCCGGCACGCCGACGCAGCCGGGCTGGCGCGCGGACGGGCGCCGCTACCGCTGGCAGTACGAAGACGCCACGGTCGACCTGCGCATCACCGACGAGAGCGGCAAGGTCGACCTGAACCTGGCCGACGCGCCGCTGCTGGCGGCGCTGGTGCGCGCGGTCGGCGGAGATCCGCAGCGCGCCGACCGGATCGCCGCGGCGATCGTGGACTGGCGCGATCCGGACAACCTCAGCCAGCCCAACGGCGGCGCCGAGGACCCGGACTACGCCGCCGAAGGCCGCCCGTACGGGGCCAAGGACACGCCGTTCGAGAGCCTGGCCGAGCTGCAGCTGGTGCTGGGCATGGATGCCGACCTGTACGCCAAGCTGCTGCCGAACCTGACCCTGTACAGCGGCATCTCGCGCCCGGCGCCGGATTTCGCGCCGGCGCCGGTGCTGACCGCACTCGGCCTGGACGCGCAGCAGGTGCTGGCGCAACGCGAGCGCAACGACCCGGCGCAGGCCGCGCCGATCGGCGGGGGCGGCGGCACCTACAGCATCGAAAGCCGCGCGCGATTGGCGGCCGGACGCGAGGCCGTGCTGCGCGCAGTGGTGCGCCCAGGCTCGTCGGCGCTACCGGGCTCCGCCTACACTGTGCTGCGATGGGAAGAAGGATCGACCGTTCGATGA
- a CDS encoding PilN domain-containing protein produces the protein MTAWRDTMEKFGVRMTPGAGGLLAWWQRSLMAWLPPRWQLQLGWSQARLLLWRDGEQLLVARQLGAELGAPLALPWPLSPADLDAVLGPRLAALPRAWLLPAHSALQRTLRLPAAAADHLRDVVRFEIDRQTPFQADQVVYDVRLGARRDDAQLDAELVVAPRRVLEDLHASAGALRPTLAGVDVAGADGAPLGVNLLPPEQRYRRADPMRRWNAILAATALLALFAAGWQLLDNRRDALEQLRAQVDNGAQRARGVAAQRQQLVDLVEGAAFFDQLRAERPTSLEIWNELSKRLPEGTYLEKFSVEGDQLQLIGLSSEASSLVGRLEGSPLWRTPSLTGVLQADPGSHRDRFTLTAELAGTKRKEAADAGAGR, from the coding sequence ATGACTGCGTGGCGCGACACAATGGAGAAGTTCGGCGTGCGCATGACGCCCGGTGCCGGCGGCCTGCTGGCCTGGTGGCAGCGGTCGCTGATGGCGTGGCTGCCGCCGCGCTGGCAGCTGCAGTTGGGCTGGTCGCAGGCGCGGCTGCTGCTGTGGCGCGACGGCGAGCAGCTGCTGGTCGCCCGCCAGCTCGGTGCCGAACTGGGCGCGCCGCTGGCATTGCCGTGGCCGCTGTCGCCGGCGGACCTGGATGCCGTGCTCGGACCGCGCCTGGCGGCGTTGCCGCGGGCCTGGCTGTTGCCGGCGCACTCGGCGCTGCAGCGCACGCTGCGCCTGCCGGCCGCCGCCGCCGATCACCTGCGCGACGTGGTCAGGTTCGAGATCGACCGGCAGACGCCGTTCCAGGCCGACCAGGTGGTCTACGACGTGCGCCTTGGCGCGCGCCGCGACGATGCGCAACTCGACGCCGAACTGGTGGTGGCGCCGCGCCGCGTGCTGGAGGACCTGCACGCCAGCGCCGGTGCGCTGCGTCCGACCCTGGCCGGGGTCGACGTGGCCGGCGCCGACGGCGCGCCGCTGGGCGTGAACCTGCTGCCGCCGGAGCAGCGCTATCGCCGCGCCGATCCGATGCGGCGCTGGAATGCGATCCTCGCCGCGACCGCGCTGCTGGCGCTGTTCGCCGCCGGCTGGCAGTTGCTGGACAACCGCCGCGACGCGCTCGAGCAGCTGCGCGCGCAGGTGGACAACGGCGCGCAGCGCGCGCGCGGCGTGGCCGCGCAGCGCCAGCAACTGGTCGATCTGGTCGAAGGCGCGGCGTTCTTCGATCAGTTGCGCGCCGAGCGCCCGACCTCGCTGGAAATCTGGAACGAACTGAGCAAGCGCCTGCCCGAGGGCACCTACCTGGAGAAGTTCTCGGTGGAGGGCGATCAGTTGCAGCTGATCGGACTCAGCAGCGAAGCGTCCTCGCTGGTCGGGCGCCTGGAAGGCTCGCCGCTGTGGCGCACGCCGTCGCTGACCGGCGTGCTGCAGGCCGATCCGGGCAGCCATCGCGACCGTTTCACCCTGACCGCCGAACTGGCCGGGACCAAGCGCAAGGAGGCCGCCGATGCCGGTGCAGGTCGATAA
- the gspM gene encoding type II secretion system protein GspM — protein sequence MPVQVDKRDRWLALGLLLAVLGLGYLVLVHPWWTLPMREVEAQIQELRQRELRVRMQLQQAPQVAQRLQQAQRELAERPGFLREPSAELASAGLVQRLESAVATASPGNRSCAISNRSPLAADNRRDRFTRVAVQVRLRCGTPELATVLHALESGTPALFVDNLNVMAQRYQLSPGESGNGLDVAFELAGYLRPNAMPAPPAAAGTPPSPAAPTPGSPAPPPGAPVMDAGTPAGPGPSEPAPAAAPSPMPDAAASPQPQQEGGAHAH from the coding sequence ATGCCGGTGCAGGTCGATAAGCGCGACCGCTGGCTGGCGCTGGGCCTGCTGCTGGCGGTGCTGGGGCTGGGCTATCTGGTGCTGGTGCATCCGTGGTGGACGCTGCCGATGCGCGAGGTGGAGGCGCAGATCCAGGAACTGCGCCAGCGCGAACTGCGCGTGCGCATGCAGTTGCAGCAGGCGCCGCAGGTGGCGCAGCGCCTGCAACAGGCGCAACGCGAGCTGGCCGAGCGCCCGGGCTTCCTGCGCGAGCCCTCGGCCGAGCTGGCCTCGGCCGGCCTGGTGCAGCGCCTGGAAAGCGCGGTGGCCACCGCCAGTCCCGGCAACCGCAGCTGCGCGATCAGCAATCGGTCGCCGCTGGCCGCCGACAACCGCCGCGACCGTTTCACCCGTGTCGCGGTGCAGGTGCGGCTGCGCTGCGGCACGCCGGAACTGGCGACGGTGCTGCATGCGCTGGAAAGCGGCACCCCGGCGCTGTTCGTCGACAACCTCAACGTAATGGCGCAGCGCTACCAGCTGTCGCCGGGCGAGAGCGGCAACGGCCTGGACGTGGCCTTCGAATTGGCCGGCTATCTGCGCCCGAACGCGATGCCGGCGCCGCCCGCGGCAGCGGGCACGCCACCGTCGCCCGCGGCGCCAACGCCGGGCAGTCCTGCGCCGCCGCCGGGCGCACCGGTGATGGATGCCGGCACGCCTGCCGGCCCCGGGCCGAGCGAGCCGGCGCCTGCGGCAGCGCCGTCGCCCATGCCGGACGCCGCCGCGTCGCCGCAGCCGCAGCAAGAGGGGGGCGCGCATGCGCATTGA
- the xpsN gene encoding type II secretion system protein XpsN produces MRIEAIGLRSVWLATLALWGLLVWVLGVAGLGQRIEPLPDDPAMTQRLPALPAAAGERLGEYSRYAEIAARPVFAEDRRPHPFFLSADNGQAAAPSVRLTGVLLTDTFKMATLTTEQGESLRLQQGSDPVKGWRLLSLEPRRAVVSGGSGTQTLELQVFDGKGGQPPTVLGQGARPPGMPPLPPPVAAPAVNAPVSNAAINPAVPPPPSNAAGNAPPPSEPAAAPAPSSQQLQAIRERIEARRRQLQQQRQNGTPPGQNP; encoded by the coding sequence ATGCGCATTGAAGCGATCGGCCTGCGCAGCGTGTGGCTGGCGACGCTGGCGCTGTGGGGCCTGCTGGTGTGGGTGCTGGGCGTGGCTGGCCTTGGCCAGCGGATCGAGCCGCTGCCCGACGATCCGGCCATGACCCAGCGCCTGCCGGCCTTGCCGGCGGCGGCCGGCGAGCGCCTGGGCGAGTATTCGCGCTACGCCGAGATCGCCGCGCGCCCGGTGTTCGCCGAAGACCGTCGGCCGCATCCGTTCTTCCTCAGCGCCGATAACGGCCAGGCCGCCGCGCCCAGCGTGCGCCTGACCGGCGTGCTGCTCACCGACACCTTCAAGATGGCCACGCTGACCACCGAGCAGGGCGAATCGCTGCGCCTGCAGCAAGGCAGCGATCCGGTGAAGGGTTGGCGGTTGCTGTCGCTGGAACCGCGCCGCGCGGTGGTCAGCGGCGGCAGCGGCACGCAGACGCTGGAGCTGCAGGTGTTCGACGGCAAGGGCGGGCAGCCGCCGACCGTGCTCGGCCAGGGCGCGCGTCCGCCGGGCATGCCGCCGCTGCCGCCGCCGGTGGCCGCGCCCGCCGTCAACGCGCCTGTCAGCAATGCCGCGATCAATCCCGCCGTGCCGCCGCCGCCGTCGAACGCAGCGGGCAATGCGCCGCCGCCGAGCGAACCGGCCGCCGCGCCGGCGCCGTCGTCGCAACAGTTGCAAGCCATCCGCGAACGTATCGAAGCCCGCCGCCGGCAGTTGCAGCAACAACGCCAGAACGGCACTCCCCCCGGCCAGAACCCTTAG